From a single Streptomyces misionensis genomic region:
- a CDS encoding DUF6332 family protein has protein sequence MDTGRESRWEKDAMTVEIVFALVTAAALAGLIFAVSWALALTLDLSGSAERRVLTGGALLGALAGAWRLVGVLLRFDKQRRLSR, from the coding sequence ATGGACACGGGGCGTGAGTCGCGATGGGAAAAGGACGCAATGACGGTGGAGATCGTTTTTGCCCTGGTGACTGCCGCCGCGCTGGCTGGGTTGATCTTTGCCGTCTCCTGGGCTCTCGCCCTGACCCTTGACCTCTCTGGTTCGGCAGAAAGACGCGTGTTGACTGGGGGCGCACTGCTCGGAGCGTTGGCCGGCGCGTGGCGCCTTGTAGGGGTGCTGCTTCGCTTCGACAAGCAGCGCCGCTTGAGCCGCTGA
- a CDS encoding LysR family transcriptional regulator encodes MELEVRHLRVLCAIADAGSLHRAARELGMAQPSLSTQLRRIENTLGAQLFVRTRTGCRPTPLGLAVLSRARPLVTEFAAIVTETRAAAARAAGGFQLRIGATASRAIPGWLYRLRTGEPRIEPTLQMNVSANTLLAMVADGRLDMAFVHEVEGSPLRMPPGLRVRVLVEREPQFVTLAAHHPAASRRQVRMADLAGDRWMIDATVDGEWDALCRALRSAGLRSEMLHGDYLTAYSLAAIGEVVTVSQPTAHPRPDLAIRPLEGDPIGVRLLLAARTEAELDDVYPYLEESYWAVAREAPAYMEWLENARTPATGPPDETPAPPDDRHRPAPARLRERPDIDAHLPSPAIESHTGSFQAATQDIR; translated from the coding sequence ATGGAGCTGGAGGTCAGGCATCTGCGCGTGCTCTGTGCCATCGCCGACGCCGGCAGTCTGCACAGAGCGGCCCGGGAACTCGGCATGGCGCAGCCCTCGTTGAGCACCCAGCTGCGGCGCATCGAGAACACCCTCGGCGCCCAGCTGTTCGTGCGCACCCGCACCGGCTGCCGCCCCACCCCGTTGGGCCTGGCGGTGCTCAGCCGGGCCCGGCCGCTGGTGACGGAGTTCGCGGCGATCGTGACGGAGACCCGGGCCGCGGCCGCCCGCGCCGCCGGCGGCTTCCAGCTGCGCATCGGCGCCACGGCGAGCCGCGCCATCCCCGGCTGGTTGTACCGGCTGCGGACCGGGGAGCCGCGGATCGAGCCGACGCTCCAGATGAACGTGTCCGCCAACACGCTGCTGGCCATGGTCGCCGACGGCCGGCTCGACATGGCGTTCGTGCACGAGGTCGAGGGCAGCCCGCTGCGGATGCCGCCGGGACTCCGCGTCCGCGTCCTCGTCGAACGCGAGCCGCAGTTCGTCACCCTCGCCGCCCACCACCCGGCGGCCTCGCGAAGACAGGTGCGGATGGCCGACCTGGCCGGTGACCGCTGGATGATCGACGCCACCGTCGACGGCGAGTGGGACGCGCTGTGCCGGGCCCTGCGGTCGGCTGGGCTGCGCTCGGAGATGCTGCACGGCGACTACCTCACCGCGTATTCGCTGGCCGCGATCGGCGAGGTGGTCACCGTCAGCCAGCCGACCGCCCATCCCCGTCCCGATCTGGCCATCCGCCCGCTGGAAGGCGACCCCATCGGCGTGCGGCTGCTGCTGGCCGCCCGTACCGAGGCCGAACTGGACGACGTCTACCCGTACTTGGAGGAGTCGTACTGGGCCGTGGCCCGTGAGGCACCGGCCTACATGGAGTGGCTGGAAAACGCCCGCACCCCGGCCACCGGGCCACCCGACGAGACCCCCGCCCCACCGGACGACCGCCACCGCCCGGCGCCGGCCCGGCTCCGCGAGCGGCCCGACATCGACGCCCACCTGCCCTCACCGGCGATCGAATCGCACACCGGTTCGTTCCAGGCCGCCACCCAGGACATCCGGTGA
- a CDS encoding N-acetylglutaminylglutamine amidotransferase, whose product MCGLSGEIRFDGRQPDLAAVERMTDRLAPRGPDGRGLWSQGPAALGHRRLKIIDLTDSGAQPMADPRARLVGVFNGCVYNYRELRSELVSRGHQFYSESDTEVVLKAYLEWGASCVEHFVGMFAFVIVEQAGGRVVLARDRLGIKPLYLAESPGRLRFASSLPALLTAGGVDTSLDPAALHHYFSWHATVPAPRTVLNGVRKLPPATVRVIEADGTYRDHCYWQPLYTRRPEHAGLTAQDWTDAVLEALRTAVRRRMVADVPVGVLLSGGLDSSLIVALLADEGQRDLATFSVGFEAEGGEEGDEFHYSDLMARHFDTDHHQLMVPSDRVSQALEGAVQAMSEPMTSHDVVAFHLLSEQVAKEVKVVQSGQGADEVFAGYHWYPQMAHVPRHRAPDAYAETYFDRPHADLARLLDPSVLPADDVSGDFVRAHMATPGAETALDAELRLDTHVMMVDDPVKRVDNMTMDWGLEARVPFLDHELVELAAACPPELKLADGGKGVLKAAGRKVLPREVVDRPKGYFPVPAIKHMAAPVLQRVREALCAPEARARGLYRQSHVDELLAAPDVHRTKRGANALWQAALLEIWLQTHGIR is encoded by the coding sequence ATGTGCGGGCTCAGCGGCGAGATCCGGTTCGACGGTCGGCAGCCGGACCTCGCCGCCGTCGAACGCATGACGGACCGGCTCGCGCCCCGTGGGCCCGACGGCCGCGGGCTGTGGTCACAGGGGCCCGCCGCACTCGGCCACCGGCGACTGAAGATCATCGACCTGACGGACAGCGGCGCGCAGCCGATGGCCGACCCCCGGGCGCGGCTCGTCGGCGTGTTCAACGGGTGCGTCTACAACTACCGTGAACTGCGCTCCGAACTCGTCTCCCGGGGCCATCAGTTCTACTCCGAGTCCGACACCGAGGTGGTGCTGAAGGCGTACCTGGAGTGGGGCGCCTCCTGCGTCGAACACTTCGTGGGCATGTTCGCGTTCGTCATCGTCGAGCAGGCCGGCGGCCGGGTGGTCCTCGCCCGCGACCGGCTGGGCATCAAGCCGCTCTACCTGGCGGAGTCGCCCGGACGGCTGCGGTTCGCCTCCTCGCTGCCCGCGCTGCTGACGGCCGGCGGGGTGGACACCTCCCTCGACCCCGCCGCACTGCACCACTACTTCAGCTGGCACGCGACCGTGCCCGCGCCCCGCACCGTCCTCAACGGCGTGCGCAAGCTGCCGCCGGCCACCGTGCGGGTCATCGAGGCGGACGGCACGTACCGCGACCACTGCTACTGGCAACCGCTCTACACGCGCCGCCCCGAGCACGCCGGCCTGACCGCACAGGACTGGACGGACGCGGTCCTGGAGGCGCTGCGCACGGCCGTGCGGCGCCGGATGGTCGCCGACGTGCCGGTGGGCGTGCTGCTGTCGGGCGGTCTGGACTCCAGCCTCATCGTGGCGCTGCTGGCCGACGAGGGGCAGCGCGACCTGGCCACCTTCAGCGTCGGCTTCGAGGCCGAGGGAGGCGAGGAGGGGGACGAGTTCCACTACTCCGACCTGATGGCACGGCACTTCGACACCGACCACCACCAGCTGATGGTCCCCTCCGACCGGGTCTCACAGGCCCTGGAAGGGGCCGTCCAGGCCATGAGCGAGCCCATGACCAGCCACGACGTGGTCGCCTTCCATCTCCTGTCGGAGCAGGTGGCCAAGGAGGTCAAGGTCGTGCAGAGCGGTCAGGGCGCCGACGAGGTCTTCGCCGGCTACCACTGGTACCCGCAGATGGCCCACGTGCCCCGGCACCGGGCACCCGACGCGTACGCCGAGACGTACTTCGACCGTCCGCACGCCGACCTCGCACGTCTGCTGGACCCCTCGGTGCTGCCCGCCGACGACGTCTCCGGCGACTTCGTACGGGCCCACATGGCCACGCCGGGCGCCGAGACCGCCCTGGACGCCGAACTGCGGCTGGACACCCACGTGATGATGGTCGACGACCCGGTCAAACGGGTCGACAACATGACCATGGACTGGGGGCTGGAGGCACGCGTGCCGTTCCTCGACCACGAACTGGTCGAACTGGCCGCCGCCTGCCCGCCCGAACTCAAACTGGCGGACGGCGGGAAAGGCGTCCTGAAGGCGGCGGGCCGCAAGGTCCTGCCGCGGGAGGTCGTCGACCGGCCCAAGGGCTACTTCCCCGTCCCGGCGATCAAGCACATGGCCGCGCCGGTGCTGCAACGCGTCCGTGAGGCCCTCTGCGCCCCCGAGGCGCGGGCCCGCGGGCTGTACCGCCAAAGTCACGTCGACGAACTGCTCGCCGCGCCCGACGTCCACCGCACCAAGCGCGGGGCGAACGCGCTGTGGCAGGCCGCTTTGCTGGAAATATGGCTGCAGACCCACGGAATCCGCTGA
- a CDS encoding GNAT family N-acetyltransferase, giving the protein MRTRITPAGTADLHQVLADHHRYWGERDLRSLHLTALVQEFGETCLVARAEDGIHGYVIGFVTPARTGYVHLIATRDDARGTGLGRRLYTAFAEAAQRDGAVRLKAITSPGNTGSIAFHRRLGFEARTVDDYNGPGRAMVVFGRPLPLEGRGACAGTPGG; this is encoded by the coding sequence ATGCGCACACGGATCACCCCGGCCGGAACGGCCGACCTGCACCAGGTTCTCGCCGATCACCACCGGTACTGGGGAGAACGCGACCTGCGGTCCCTGCACCTGACGGCGCTGGTGCAGGAGTTCGGCGAGACCTGTCTGGTGGCCCGCGCCGAGGACGGCATCCACGGGTACGTCATCGGGTTCGTCACGCCGGCCCGCACCGGGTACGTGCACCTGATCGCCACACGGGACGACGCCCGCGGCACCGGTCTCGGGCGCCGCCTGTACACGGCGTTCGCCGAGGCCGCGCAGCGCGACGGCGCCGTGCGTCTGAAGGCGATCACATCGCCCGGGAACACCGGCTCGATCGCGTTCCACCGCCGCCTCGGGTTCGAGGCGAGGACCGTCGACGACTACAACGGCCCCGGCCGGGCGATGGTCGTCTTCGGCCGCCCCCTCCCGCTCGAAGGCCGGGGCGCCTGCGCGGGCACGCCGGGGGGCTGA
- a CDS encoding S9 family peptidase, with protein MSGHGGSGETQAAPETLVVPDAAVSLDDVPRVLVSHGCWYPSADPGGRHVAFICDRGGVPQLWEGPVDSDDVHLLDAEPDPVTEVAWSPDGRWIAYTTAPGGSEHTRVLCVRPDGTGRRVLAGGEPGSSAYLGCWARDGSALAVTVAEAPARLAPAGVEVSGAAGTEHSGAAAPGAGVPTPVPPVSGAAETVHPEGWTVRDGRATLLGAPSVPAPPTGHAATVSAAADHDAAGAETGPRTLSAYLVDPDGSAAPVLVASEREAATLRVCDISRDGRLALVRRGPRARREALVVRIRDQWVTCAVPVADGDPWIGAFAPDARTLWLRSDHEREHAALYAVALDPWGGRTGLTVAAQRDGSGLELLTLDRDGRGAVLSWNVRGVSELEVTPLVPGTALDRSRAVPLPHEVVTRVAVTADPDAPVVALSGSLRRPGVWWLPQGAALRTPWSSRDEDVVAPGVHRPVRPVPMRPRARDGLGLGGWYYRAQGRSPREPAPCVLHLHGGPEEQERPVFDPLYHELLGRGLDVFAPDVRGSSGYGRSFVDADLGRGRFAAIEDVADCAAHVVVKGLADPLRLAVMGHSYGGYLVMASLVWHPELFRTGVPVCGMSNFATFFAGTEPWLAQSAAHKYGHPERDRELLHALSPMSRVDALRVPVLAVHGEHDTNVPPGESEQFVRAARERGVDAELLVLRDEGHDFRRADNRRAFRRAAADWIQRHLTG; from the coding sequence CTGTCCGGGCACGGGGGGAGCGGCGAGACACAGGCCGCGCCGGAGACCCTGGTCGTTCCGGATGCCGCCGTGTCGCTCGACGACGTTCCGCGGGTGCTCGTCTCGCACGGCTGCTGGTACCCCTCGGCGGATCCCGGCGGGCGGCACGTCGCGTTCATCTGCGACCGCGGCGGGGTGCCGCAACTGTGGGAGGGACCGGTCGACAGTGACGACGTGCACCTGCTGGACGCCGAACCGGACCCGGTGACCGAGGTCGCCTGGTCGCCGGACGGACGGTGGATCGCCTACACGACCGCACCGGGGGGCAGCGAGCACACGCGTGTGCTGTGCGTGCGCCCCGACGGCACGGGACGGCGGGTCCTCGCGGGCGGCGAGCCGGGGAGTTCCGCGTACCTCGGCTGCTGGGCGCGCGACGGCTCCGCGCTCGCCGTGACGGTCGCCGAGGCCCCCGCGCGCCTGGCACCCGCCGGGGTGGAGGTCTCGGGCGCCGCAGGCACCGAGCACAGTGGTGCGGCCGCTCCCGGCGCGGGCGTCCCCACCCCCGTGCCGCCCGTCTCCGGAGCCGCCGAGACGGTCCATCCGGAGGGCTGGACCGTGCGGGACGGACGCGCCACCCTCCTGGGCGCGCCGTCCGTCCCCGCACCGCCGACCGGCCACGCCGCAACCGTCTCCGCGGCCGCCGACCACGACGCGGCCGGGGCCGAAACCGGTCCCAGGACGCTGTCGGCCTACCTCGTCGACCCCGACGGATCGGCCGCCCCCGTACTGGTGGCCAGTGAACGGGAGGCCGCCACCCTGCGCGTGTGCGACATCAGCAGGGACGGGCGGCTGGCGCTGGTGCGCCGCGGCCCGCGGGCCCGGCGGGAGGCGCTGGTCGTGCGCATCCGGGACCAGTGGGTGACCTGCGCGGTGCCGGTCGCCGACGGCGACCCGTGGATCGGCGCGTTCGCGCCGGACGCCCGGACGCTCTGGCTGCGCAGCGACCACGAACGCGAGCACGCCGCCCTGTACGCCGTCGCCCTCGACCCGTGGGGCGGCCGAACCGGTCTGACGGTGGCCGCCCAACGTGACGGCAGCGGACTGGAGTTGCTGACCCTGGACCGCGACGGCCGCGGCGCGGTGCTGTCCTGGAATGTGCGCGGTGTCAGCGAGCTGGAGGTGACCCCGCTGGTGCCCGGGACGGCCCTCGACCGCTCCCGCGCCGTGCCGCTCCCGCACGAGGTGGTCACTAGGGTGGCCGTCACCGCGGACCCGGACGCGCCCGTGGTGGCGCTGTCGGGATCGCTGCGCCGGCCCGGTGTGTGGTGGCTGCCCCAGGGCGCCGCGCTGCGCACCCCGTGGTCCTCGCGGGACGAGGACGTGGTGGCCCCCGGTGTCCACCGCCCCGTACGGCCGGTACCGATGCGCCCCCGGGCCCGGGACGGACTGGGCCTCGGCGGCTGGTACTACCGGGCGCAGGGCCGTTCCCCGAGGGAGCCCGCGCCCTGCGTCCTACATCTGCACGGCGGCCCGGAGGAACAGGAGCGCCCGGTGTTCGACCCGCTCTACCACGAGTTGCTGGGCCGGGGACTGGACGTCTTCGCCCCCGATGTGCGCGGTTCCTCCGGCTACGGCCGCTCCTTCGTCGACGCGGATCTGGGCCGGGGCCGGTTCGCCGCGATCGAGGACGTCGCCGACTGCGCCGCGCACGTCGTCGTGAAGGGCCTGGCCGACCCGCTCCGGCTGGCCGTGATGGGCCACTCCTACGGCGGCTACCTGGTGATGGCCTCCCTCGTCTGGCACCCGGAGCTGTTCCGCACCGGCGTCCCGGTGTGCGGCATGTCGAACTTCGCCACGTTCTTCGCGGGCACCGAGCCATGGCTCGCCCAGTCGGCCGCCCACAAGTACGGGCACCCGGAACGGGACCGTGAACTGCTGCACGCGCTGTCGCCGATGAGCCGCGTCGACGCGCTGCGCGTGCCGGTGCTGGCCGTGCACGGCGAGCACGACACCAATGTGCCGCCCGGCGAGTCCGAGCAGTTCGTACGGGCGGCCCGGGAGCGCGGCGTGGACGCGGAACTCCTCGTCCTGCGCGACGAGGGCCACGACTTCCGGCGGGCGGACAACCGCCGGGCCTTCCGCAGGGCCGCCGCCGACTGGATCCAGCGTCATCTGACCGGCTGA
- a CDS encoding SpoIIE family protein phosphatase, which translates to MVGPESAQAGRKESAVVPSAHFAPALDAIGAGAYVVDDQGCVIAANSRAEELLGHTADELMGRDAHDLLHRGPQGQQLPATQCGMRRAFLAGCPAQGGEEYFEHADGSLLPVSWTLTPYDAGDGGAGTLVVFYLRRPAADTGAPREQSAGTLSDFERLALLAETTTQLTSTFDIDEALRRLVGLVLPRLADWAVIDLITEHDEVWRTVVAQADGDTVIRHEDLEGPMPPVPEESLMPLSKALRGVSSALAGPDTYQGAPDSGITAEQRRLFDSAGVHSAAMVPLRSTRDVLGALTLGRAGMPGSFTVSDLPLLEDIARRAGLALDNARLYQRQRKVAETMQNHLLPQMPRVPGLQMAVRYLPAPDASQVGGDWYDAFTLPDGATALAVGDVVGHDLEAAAGMAQLRNMLRAYAWAQEGPPSRVVDRLDEAIMPITDVTMATLVLARVTRTDDGHWQLSWTNAGHPPPLLITRDGLAEYLTDGHGILLGTGVRIPRPDATVLLPPGSTLVLYTDGLVEKPGHTLDDGLNQLRRHAAALAHRPLPSFTDQLLRRVQPPGLDDVALLALRTPARERGGTTPSRAE; encoded by the coding sequence ATGGTGGGACCGGAGAGCGCGCAGGCCGGGCGGAAGGAGTCCGCGGTGGTGCCCTCTGCTCACTTCGCCCCGGCGCTGGACGCCATCGGGGCGGGAGCCTACGTCGTGGACGATCAGGGCTGCGTCATCGCCGCCAACAGCCGCGCCGAGGAGCTGCTGGGCCATACCGCCGACGAACTCATGGGGCGGGACGCGCACGACCTGCTGCACCGCGGGCCGCAGGGCCAGCAGCTGCCCGCGACACAGTGCGGCATGCGGCGGGCGTTCCTGGCCGGATGCCCGGCCCAGGGCGGCGAAGAGTACTTCGAGCACGCCGACGGCTCCCTGCTCCCGGTCTCCTGGACGCTCACGCCGTACGACGCCGGCGACGGTGGCGCCGGCACACTGGTCGTCTTCTACCTCCGCCGGCCGGCCGCCGACACCGGGGCGCCCCGGGAGCAGTCCGCCGGAACGCTGTCCGACTTCGAGCGGCTGGCCCTGCTCGCCGAGACCACGACGCAGCTGACGAGCACGTTCGACATCGACGAGGCGCTGCGCCGGCTGGTGGGGCTGGTCCTGCCGCGCCTCGCGGACTGGGCCGTCATCGATCTGATCACCGAGCACGACGAGGTGTGGCGCACCGTCGTGGCCCAGGCCGACGGCGACACCGTGATCCGCCACGAGGACCTCGAAGGGCCGATGCCGCCGGTCCCGGAGGAGTCCCTGATGCCCCTGTCGAAGGCGTTGCGGGGCGTCTCCTCCGCCCTGGCCGGCCCCGACACCTACCAGGGCGCGCCGGACTCCGGCATCACGGCCGAGCAGCGTCGTCTCTTCGACAGCGCCGGCGTGCACTCCGCCGCCATGGTGCCCCTGCGCAGCACCCGGGACGTCCTGGGAGCCCTCACCCTCGGCCGTGCCGGCATGCCGGGCAGCTTCACCGTCTCCGACCTCCCCCTGCTGGAGGACATCGCGCGCCGGGCCGGCCTGGCGCTGGACAACGCCCGCCTCTACCAACGCCAGCGCAAGGTCGCCGAGACCATGCAGAACCATCTGCTGCCCCAGATGCCGCGCGTGCCCGGGCTCCAGATGGCCGTGCGCTACCTGCCCGCCCCCGACGCCTCGCAGGTCGGCGGCGACTGGTACGACGCCTTCACCCTGCCCGACGGCGCCACCGCGCTCGCCGTCGGAGACGTCGTCGGCCACGACCTGGAAGCCGCCGCGGGCATGGCCCAGCTGCGCAACATGCTGCGCGCCTACGCCTGGGCCCAGGAGGGGCCGCCCAGCCGGGTCGTCGACCGCCTGGACGAGGCGATCATGCCGATCACCGACGTCACCATGGCCACCCTCGTCCTCGCCCGGGTGACCCGGACCGACGACGGCCACTGGCAGCTGTCCTGGACCAACGCCGGTCACCCCCCGCCCCTGCTCATCACGCGGGACGGTCTGGCCGAGTACCTCACCGACGGCCACGGGATCCTGCTGGGGACCGGAGTGCGCATCCCGCGTCCCGACGCCACCGTCCTCCTGCCGCCGGGCTCCACCCTCGTGCTCTACACCGACGGGCTCGTCGAGAAGCCGGGCCACACCCTCGACGACGGCCTGAACCAGCTGCGCCGGCACGCCGCCGCCCTCGCCCACCGCCCGCTGCCGTCCTTCACCGACCAGCTCCTGCGCCGCGTCCAGCCGCCGGGTCTCGACGACGTCGCCCTGCTCGCCCTGCGCACCCCCGCGCGGGAGCGCGGCGGCACGACCCCGTCCAGGGCCGAGTGA
- a CDS encoding carboxylate-amine ligase: MTLRIGAEEEFHVLDVESGRLVPRARAVLDRLHRPGFTTELQRSAVESNSAVHDTLDALFADLARSRRLLDASASSLGLVTVAAGTVPLARLSPGDVTAGRRYRHMADEYRRVADEQLICSAQVHVDIPDRDTAVRAMCLVAPWLPPLLALSASSPFWLGEDTGYASWRTMLWQRWPTAGPPGCYADAAAYDRALEELTGSGAISDAGMAYQDVRPSAHQRTLELRICDACPRVETVVLVAGLFRALVRDACERLTRGDAGRCDGHHEWLRAASWRAARSGLEGVLVDPVTRRAAPAHGVLRDMTARLRPALEASGDWENVHELLGRALADGSAAHRLRQAAGRDDLLASVDLLIAETRGAAGPRGGVAARPARAPHLSPVAGGAGS, encoded by the coding sequence GTGACGTTGCGCATCGGGGCAGAAGAAGAGTTTCACGTGCTGGACGTGGAGAGCGGCCGGCTGGTGCCACGTGCCCGCGCGGTGCTGGACCGGCTGCACAGGCCCGGATTCACCACCGAACTCCAGCGGTCGGCCGTGGAGAGCAACAGCGCGGTGCACGACACCCTCGACGCCCTCTTCGCGGACCTCGCCCGGTCACGGCGGCTGCTGGACGCCTCCGCCTCCTCGCTCGGCCTGGTCACGGTGGCCGCGGGCACCGTGCCGCTGGCCCGGTTGAGCCCCGGTGACGTCACCGCGGGGCGCCGTTACCGGCACATGGCCGACGAGTACCGCAGGGTCGCCGACGAGCAGCTGATCTGCAGCGCGCAGGTGCACGTCGACATACCCGACCGGGACACCGCCGTACGCGCCATGTGCCTGGTGGCACCGTGGCTGCCGCCGTTGCTCGCGCTGTCCGCCAGCTCGCCGTTCTGGCTCGGCGAGGACACCGGCTACGCCAGCTGGCGGACCATGCTGTGGCAGCGCTGGCCCACCGCCGGGCCGCCGGGCTGCTACGCCGACGCCGCCGCGTACGACCGGGCGCTGGAGGAGCTGACCGGCTCGGGTGCCATCAGCGACGCCGGCATGGCGTACCAGGACGTACGGCCCTCCGCGCACCAGCGCACGCTGGAGCTGCGGATCTGCGACGCCTGTCCGCGGGTGGAGACGGTCGTGCTTGTCGCGGGCCTCTTCCGGGCGCTGGTCCGGGACGCCTGCGAGCGGCTGACCCGCGGGGACGCCGGGCGGTGCGACGGCCACCACGAGTGGCTCCGGGCCGCGAGCTGGCGAGCCGCCCGCTCCGGCCTGGAAGGCGTACTGGTCGACCCGGTCACCCGGCGCGCCGCGCCCGCCCACGGGGTGCTGCGCGACATGACGGCCCGGCTGCGCCCCGCGCTGGAGGCGTCCGGCGACTGGGAGAACGTGCACGAGCTGCTCGGTCGGGCCCTGGCCGACGGCAGTGCCGCGCACCGGCTGCGGCAGGCCGCCGGGCGCGACGACCTGCTCGCCAGTGTCGACCTGCTGATCGCCGAGACCCGCGGCGCAGCCGGTCCGCGCGGGGGCGTGGCGGCCCGGCCCGCCCGCGCCCCCCACCTCAGCCCGGTCGCCGGAGGCGCCGGATCCTGA
- a CDS encoding DUF4157 domain-containing protein, giving the protein MHSRDNERAKEAENSRPPARTPTVPAAPPPPLLAFQRSAGNAAVVQMLRLAGHPGARDEQAGQPAVQRSAVHDVLRGPGRPLDNDTRAEMEARLGADFSDVRIHTGSAARASAAEIGARAYTSREHVVLGDGGGDKHTLAHELTHVIQQRQGPVAGADNGTGLKVSDPGDRFEREAEANASRVMSAPVARAAEAPVRTPEPGRAHAGTTDRPDVQRAGDRSKNPHADSGGEHNDWELTAHHIVPHTALKNALEQLSEEDRTDVLLEAVPSKISKDMLRRLGLSEEQCKRINPRNIQQALLDRRKGKEEIVPGTTYDEMRLAFFEWQGGNQFLGPNTSIRAEPSDAKDGIDVDGKYFLPPGAGDLKQQFSRVVSLGDGLKKSLRSGAESKEIADILKDLLSLTKDVVPAAFDPKGWVEITDPKRVQELAGSKDLGRSHLAKYSFFKFGTATIEQECPMLVKKEDGFHVQGVTDKGGSGWRPYYEGAPTKKIDQKYLQIKGQSTYINMDKISKDFPDLYDFCVGNSLPTSTYLPRSLCAQLGIE; this is encoded by the coding sequence ATGCACTCCCGCGACAACGAACGGGCCAAAGAGGCCGAGAACAGCCGTCCACCGGCCCGAACACCCACGGTCCCCGCCGCGCCGCCGCCCCCGCTCCTGGCGTTCCAGCGCAGCGCCGGGAACGCCGCCGTCGTCCAGATGCTCCGCCTGGCCGGCCACCCCGGGGCACGGGACGAACAGGCCGGTCAGCCGGCCGTGCAGCGCTCCGCCGTGCACGACGTGCTGCGCGGCCCCGGCCGTCCCCTCGACAACGACACGCGCGCCGAAATGGAGGCCCGGCTCGGCGCGGACTTCTCGGACGTCCGCATCCACACCGGCAGCGCCGCCAGGGCTTCGGCCGCCGAGATCGGGGCGCGGGCGTACACCTCCCGGGAGCATGTCGTCCTGGGCGACGGGGGCGGCGACAAGCACACCCTCGCGCATGAACTCACCCACGTCATCCAGCAGCGCCAGGGGCCCGTGGCCGGTGCCGACAACGGGACGGGGCTCAAGGTGTCCGACCCCGGCGACCGCTTCGAGCGCGAGGCCGAGGCGAACGCCTCGCGGGTGATGTCGGCGCCCGTCGCGCGGGCCGCCGAGGCACCGGTGCGCACACCGGAGCCCGGGCGCGCCCACGCAGGGACGACGGACCGGCCCGACGTCCAGCGCGCCGGCGACCGGAGCAAGAACCCGCACGCCGACAGCGGTGGGGAACACAACGACTGGGAGCTCACCGCCCACCACATCGTCCCGCACACCGCCCTGAAGAACGCCCTGGAGCAGTTGAGCGAAGAGGACAGGACGGACGTCCTCCTAGAGGCGGTCCCGTCGAAGATCAGCAAGGACATGCTGCGGCGCCTCGGCCTCTCCGAGGAGCAGTGCAAGAGGATCAACCCCAGGAACATCCAGCAGGCTCTTCTGGACCGCCGGAAGGGCAAGGAGGAAATCGTCCCGGGAACCACGTACGACGAGATGCGTCTCGCCTTCTTCGAATGGCAGGGAGGGAACCAGTTCCTCGGCCCGAACACCAGCATCCGGGCGGAGCCGAGCGACGCCAAGGACGGCATCGACGTCGACGGCAAGTACTTCCTGCCGCCCGGCGCGGGTGACCTGAAGCAGCAGTTCAGCCGGGTCGTCAGCCTGGGGGACGGCCTGAAGAAGTCCCTGCGCAGCGGCGCGGAGTCGAAGGAGATCGCCGACATCCTCAAGGATCTCCTCTCCCTGACCAAGGACGTCGTTCCGGCGGCGTTCGACCCGAAGGGCTGGGTGGAGATCACGGACCCGAAGCGGGTCCAGGAGCTGGCGGGCAGCAAGGACCTGGGGCGGAGCCACCTGGCCAAGTACTCCTTCTTCAAGTTCGGCACGGCCACCATCGAGCAGGAGTGCCCGATGCTCGTGAAGAAGGAGGACGGCTTCCACGTGCAGGGGGTCACCGACAAGGGCGGCTCGGGCTGGCGTCCCTACTACGAGGGCGCCCCGACGAAGAAGATCGACCAGAAGTACCTCCAGATCAAGGGGCAGTCCACATACATCAACATGGACAAGATCAGCAAAGACTTCCCCGACCTCTACGACTTCTGCGTCGGGAACTCGCTCCCGACCTCCACCTACCTCCCGCGATCCCTGTGCGCCCAGTTGGGGATCGAGTGA